From the Micromonospora echinospora genome, the window CGCATCTTGGTCAGGACGGCCTTGTCGATGTTGCCCTCGAAGCGGACGTCGACCTCCCAGAACAGCTCCGGGCGCTTCTTCTCGATGAAGAAGTCCGCGAGCTCGACCAGCCGCTTCGCCGGGAAGACCGCGTCGGCGAAGTCGAAGTGCACGGTCCCGGGGTACAGCTCCAGGAAGGTGTCGATGTCCTTCTGGATGTTCTCGGTGCTGCGCTCCCGGTAGCTCCACGGCGCGAAGTTGGTGATCGCGTTGCAGAACGAGCACTTCATGTAGTAGCAGGACCGCGAGCCCTGGAGGACGAGGCTGCCCTGCCCCTCCCGGAAGGTGGTGTACAGCGACAGGTCGAAGTCGCTGTAGTCCGGGGTCGGGAGCTGGTTCATGTCGGCGACCCAGGAGATGTCACCGCTGCGCTCGTAGGTGCCGTCCTCGATCCGCCAGTGGGTGTTCGGCATGTTCTCCCGCGGCTGGGACATCGCCAGCAGCAGCTTGCGGCCGACCGGCTTGGTGTCGAGCACGCTCTGCTCCGACATCGGCTTGCAGCCGCCGGGGATGCCGACCGGCCGCTCGCCCCGGGACAGCGCCTCGGCCATCTTCAGCAGCGGCTCCTCGCCCTCCCGGACGACCAGGGCGTCGATCAGTTCACCCAGTTCGGGGCAGGCCTCCAGACGCGGGATGAGCATGTCCGCGAAGGAGGTCACCCAGGGGCCACCCCAGCAGATGTAGAGGTCCGGGTTCTCCTTCTTCATCAGGTAGCCCAGGGTCAGCGCCGGGATGACCTGGTTGTACCCCATGATCGAGAAGCCCATCAGGCCCAGCTCGGAGGCCTTGCCGGCCACCTTCTCCTGGTAGAAGGCGTGGTAGATGTTCGCGTCCGGGTCCCGGACCAGCTTCGCGACGCGCTCCGGCTCGTCGCGCAGGATCGACAGGAACTCACAGTACGAGAACGGGAAGGGCGGGTCCCAGATGGAGAGGCTCTCCGGCGCCACCTGGCACTGCTGCTGCAGGTCCCACTGCTCGAAGTTCGTCTCGGTGAAGTAGTTCCCGGTGATGTGGTTCAGGAAGAACTGCTTGATGAAGGGCTTGGTGAACTCGTGGGTATTCTCCGGGCCCTGCACCTGCTCGATCTCGACCCGGTTGAGCAGGTACTCGTTGAAGTCCGCGTTCAGGTCCAGGCCGACAGCCGGCATACCCTTGTCGCGAAGGTAGGCCGTGAGGGTCGCCACCGAGATCGGCGGGGTCTCCGCCAACAACGACGGTGGGAATGCGACACCGGTGACGATCTTGTTAGTGACGGTCATCTCAGGACTCCTCCATGAGGGATAGGTAGATCGCCTCGAGGCGTTCACCGGCCGAGGCCAGCGAGTACTCCCGCTGGGGAATCGGTTCGGCGTTCTCCGCCAGGCGACGGGCCAGGTCCGGATCGTCGAGAACCATCTCGATGGCATCGGCGAGCTTCGGAGGGTCGAAGGGCGGCACCAGGACGCCGGTCTTCATGTGGTCGACCAGCTTGTGGACGCCGCTGACGTCGTGCGCCACGACCGGGCGCTTCATCATCATGTACTCCAGGACGACGACGCCCAGTTCCTCGTACTGCGAGGGCAGGACGGCCAGCGTCGAGAGCGAGATGATCGACGGGATGTACTCGGGGAGCAGGAAGCCGGTGATCACCAGCTTGTCGGCGACGCCGAGCTGGCGGGCCAGCGCCTCGATGTCGCCGCGCTGCGGGCCGTCCCCGGCGATCAGGAACCGGCAGTCGCGCCGCTTGGCGACCTCGGCGGCGGCCTTGACGAACCAGTCCACGCCCTTCTCGGACGAGATCCGGCCGACGTAGAGGACGGTCGGCTTGTCGTCGGTCAGCCCGAACCGCTGCCGCAGTTCCTCCCGGCGCTCCGGGGTGTCGTGCCCGACGAAGTTGTCGGTGACCAGGTGCGCCAGCCGGTGCACCTTGTCGTCCGGCACGTGCAGTTCGTCCCGGATCCGCTCGCGCACCTTGTCGCTGAGGGTGAGCACGGCGCCGGAGTGCTGGATGACGTACTTCTCCGCCGACTTCGCCACCGGGTCGACCACCCGCTCGAACACCGTGGTCGGGTGCTGGGTGAGCGACCGGCAGGAGTAGATGTGCGACACGATCGGCACGTCGAGCACCTGCGCCGCGGCGTACGCGTACGCCGGGGCGGATCCGGAACCGTCGCAGTGCGCGTGCACGATTCCGATCTCGCGCTTGAGCTGCTCCTTGTTGCGCATCACGTAGAGCAGGCTGGCCTTCGCCCACGCCCCGACCAGGCCGAAGTAGCCCTCCAGCTTGGACGGGATCGGCAGCACCGGCAGGCGCCGGGCGTGCACGGTGACGTTCGGCGCGATCTGGAGGTCCTTCGGGACGCCGGGCGGGGCCATGGTGAGGACCCGTTGCGGGAAGCCCCGCCGGCCCATCTCCGTCACGATCGCGTGGCCCAACACGTGCATGCCGCCCATCGGGTCGAACCGTGGCTTCCACAGCTTCTGGTGATCGGCGTAGAGGAAGAACGGTGTCAGCGAGAGGACGCCCCGGGGGGCCTTGTTGTCAGGCATTCATCTCCACTTTCCGCCCGTCTGCCGCGCTGCGGTACGCCGCTTCGAGCGTTTCGACGACCGCGACGGCGTCGTCCGGGGTGTGCGTCGTGGGCCGCCCGTCGAGCACCGCGTCCACGACCTGACGGTCCTGGTGCACGTATCCGCTGTTGCGGATCCACTCCCACTCGGGGCGCAGCCATCCCTGGTTGGGCTCCCACACCGCGCCGAACTTGGTGTTGGTGTAGGCCTCGACCCCCATGCCCTGCCAGAGATCGGCGGTGACCAGGCCCTCCGTGCCGATCACCTCGACGGTGAGCTGCTCACCGCCGGGGCAGGCCCAGGAGACGTCGCACTGACCGATCGCGCCGTCGGCGAACTCGATCAGGACGACACCCTGGTCCTCGACGTCCCCGGCGGCACTGAGCTGCCGGGTGCAGGCGGTGACCGCGCGGATGGCCGGCTTGCCGAGCATCCAGCGGCACAGCTCGACCGCGTGCCAGCCGAGGTCGGTCAGGGCGCCACCGCCGGCGGTCGCCTTCGACCGGAACCAGTCGGTGTCCGGTCCGGACGTCCGGAAGGCTACCCGGACGGAGTGGACGGTGCCCAGTGCTTCCCGGTCGGCCGCGAGCTCGTGGGCCCGGACGAACTTCGGGGCGTAGACGAAGTTGCCACCGTGCGCGAGAACCACCCCGCGTTCGCGGGCCGCGGCGGCGAGTTGCCGGGCGTGCCCGGTGGAGAGCACGAGCGGCTTCTCCACCAGGACGTTCCGGCCGGCGGCGATGACCTGTGCCGCGATCGGCTCGTGGGTGGCGGCCGGGGTGGCCACCACCACGAGCCGGACCGTGTCGTCAGCCAGCGCCTCGTCGAGGGTCGTGGTGACGCGTGCGCCGAACCGGGTGGCCAGGTCCGTGCCGACGCGCTCGTCGCGGTCCACCACCCACCGCAGATCCACTCGGGGATCGGCGGTCAGGACCTCGGCGTGCACGCCACCCATGAACCCGCCGCCGACTACGGCGACGCCCAGGCGCTCAACCATCGGCAGCACCCACCGTGTCCGGCACCCGGCCTTCCTCCACCGTCTCGACCGGAGCCACCAACTCGAAGTTCGGGATCTCCGGACGGGCGATCTCGTTGACGACCTCACCGACCAGCGCCATCGGAACGGAGACCAGCGGGCGCCCGTCGTGCCACAGCGGCTCGCCCAGTCCACCGAGGAGGACCATCGCGCTGCTCTCGGCCGGGTCGGCGAGGTAGCCGCGCTTGTTGTCGAACCGCAGCCGGTGCATCACCTCGTCGAGGTCGACCTCCTCGGGGATGGTCACCATCGCGCCCGCCCGGGTCAACAGCTCCCGGTGCAGGGCGACCGCCTCCTGGTCGAGGTGACCCAGCCGGTGGGACACCTCGGCGGCCACCACCATGCCGAGGCCGATCGCCTGGCCGTGGGAGAGCCCGCCGGCGGCGGTGTACTCGATGGCGTGTCCGACCGTGTGGCCGTACTCCAGCACGAGACCGGCGCGGCACTCGTGCATGTCGTCCACGGTCACCGAGGCCTTCGCCAGGATGCTCTCGGAGATGATCTCGTACATCGTCTCGTCGTCGTAGACGGCGTCCTGCCGCAGCGACGTGCGGAGCATCTCGACCATGCTGGGCCGGATGGCCAGCGAGTTCTTGACGACCTCGCAGAGGCCGGAGACCGTCTCCCGGAACGGCAGGCTCCGCAGCATGGCGGTGTCGGCCAGGACGGACTCCGGCGCGTAGAAGGTCCCCATCAGGTTCTTGCCCACGCAGGCGTTGACCGCCTGCTTGAGCGAGAGGACCGAGTCGGACATCGCGATGAGCGACGTCGGGATGTGCACGAGGCGGATCCCGCGGAAGAGCAGGGCGGCCATCAGGCCAGCGATGTTGCCGATCACGCCGCCGCCGACGGCGACCACCACCGAGGCGCGGTCCGCGCCGAGCTGGAGCGCCGAGTCGGCCAACGTGCCGACGGCCTGTAGATCCTTGTACGGCTCACCGGCGCGGTGGATGAGCAGGTTCGCCGGAACCCGTGGGGAGAGCCGTTCGACCAGTTCCGCGCCGAACAGTGGACCGGTGTTGCTGTCACAGACGATCAGGAGCCGACTGGCCGACATGGCGACCAGGTCTTCCACGATGGCACCGAGGCAGTCGGTGCCGAGCCGGAACGGATACCGAACCGAGCCCAGGCGTATCTCGACCTCCATACGCACAACCCTTCGTCACGGGTCCCTACAACCCTTGGATGGGGCCCTAACCAGCGGAAACCCCGGGGTCGGGGCTCCCGATCGCAGCTGCCGGGGCCGGGGTCGATGGGGAGCTTCCCCGTCCGGCCCGGTGGTCAGCCGCGTAGTTCCCGGTGGTTCGCGAACACCTTCTCGAAGGCGCGAACGATGTCCTTCATGTCCGACTCGTCGCCGAGCAGCGCCGAGTGGTGGATGGTGACGACCCGCTGGCCGGCGTCCTCGGCGACCGGCAACGAGTAGCCGGTCAGGTCGAGTCCGGCGATGCCCTTGAACCGCGCCCGGGTGGCGGGCTGGTAGAGCCGGTTGTGGTTCATCGGCGGGTAGCTGGCGTAGATGGCCGCGCCGGAGAGTTCGGCGGCGACCGCCGGGGCGATCCGCTCGACGCCGATCTGCCCGATCCCGTCGTCTTCGATCCGACCGGCCCACTCGTAGTAGGTGCGCTCGGTGGTGCCGGGCGAGGAGACCTGGGGCTGGATGCCGAGCGCGCCGAGACCCTCGTCGAGCAGGGCCGCGTTGGCCCGCCGTCGTTCGTTCTGCTCGTCGAGAAGTTCGAGCTGACCGAGGAGGAGCGCCGCCTGGAACTCCGACAGGCACCGGTTGCTGCCCATCAGCTCGGCGGTCTGGGCCAGTTCCATCTCTCCCACGGCGGGCTCGTCCGGCGTGTAGGTGCGGCCGTCCGCCCGCAGGTGCTCGGCCCGCCGGGAGAGTGCGGCGTCCCCGGTGATGACGGCACCGCCCTCACCGCTGGTCAGGACCTTGCTGTGCTGCATGCTGAAGGTGCCGAAGGCGCCGAACGTGCCGACCCGACGGTCGCGGTAGCGTGCGCCGTGTGCCTGCGCGCAGTCCTCGATCAGCGGGATCTCGTGCCGCTCGGCGATCGCGGTCAACGCGTCCAGGTCCGCCACGGCGGAGTAGAGGTGGACCACGACGATGGCCGCGGTTCGCGGGGTGATCGCCCGCTCGACGGCCACCGGGTCGAGACAGAGGGTCTGCGGATCCACGTCGACCGGGACGGGCACCGCGTTGACCCCGGCGACGGTGGATGCGTTGGCGACCCAGGTCAGGCCCGGGATGATAACCTCGTCACCGGCACCGACCCCGCATGCCTCGAGCGCGACCATGAGGCTGGCCGTCCCGCTGGAGGTCGGCACACAGTGCCCAATCTCGTGGAACTCGGCGAACGCCGCTGCGAATCGCCGCTCGAAGCTCTGCTTCCCCTGATATGGCCCGCTGATGGCCCACCGACCGGAATGGAGAACCTCATTCAGGGCGTCGAGGGCGCCGGGCGCAGGAGCGGGCCACAACGGCCACTGCTGCGAACGTATAGGGGAACCACCATTGACGGCAAGAAGGGTCACTTTCACGTCCTCCCCAAGCCAGACTGCGGCAACCGTTAGATCGCGGCCCCGGCCAAGTGTGCCAGACACAATCACCAGTGTCGACGTGCAAAAACCGGCCAAGCCGGGCTTGCAGGACAGGCCGACCATTATGGACGTGACGAGGGAAGGGCTGCGAGCGCTCCCGGGCCCGCCCGGTAATACTCCTGCAATAACTTTAGGTACACCGAGCAATGACTCTTGGTATGTGGACCGCAGTATTGATGGGGGAATTTTTCCGCTTCGCTGCCGGTTCAGGATCTTTCGGAGGACTCGATGACGACATCTGCGCCTGAGGACCGTATCGACCAGGTCGAGCAGGCCATCACCAAGAGCCGGCGCTACCAGACGGTGGCCCCGGCCACCGTGCGGCGCCTGGCCCGGGCTGCCCTCGTCGCCGCGCGGGGCGACGTGCCGGACGCGGTGAAGCGCACCAAGCGCGGGCTGCACGAGATCTACGGGGCCTTCCTGCCGCCCAGCCCGCCCAACTACGCAGCGTTGCTGCGGCAGCTCGACTCCGCTGTGGACGCCGGTGACGACGAGGCGGTCCGGGCGGCCCTGCGTCGTGCGATGTCGGTGCACGTGTCCACCCGTGAGCGATTGCCACACCTGGCGGAGTTCTACCAGGAGATCTTCCGTCACGTGCCCCAGCCCAACACGCTGCGTGACCTCGCCTGTGGCCTCAATCCGCTGGCCGCCCCCTGGATGGGCCTGTCGGACCAGACCGTCTACGTCGCCTCCGACATCGACGCCCGGCTGATCGGCTTCGTGGACGCCGCCCTGACGAGGTTGGGCGTCGCGCACCGTACGAGTGTGGTCGACCTCCTCGAGGACCGCCTTGACGAGCCGACCGACGTCACGCTATTGCTGAAGACGCTGCCCTGTCTGGAGACTCAGCGACGAGGCTCCGGCTGGGAAGTGATTGACATTGTCAACTCGCCGATTATCGTGGTAACCTTCCCGACCAAGTCTCTCGGTCAGCGATCGAAGGGGATGTTTCAGAACTATTCACAAAGTTTTGAGTCCCAGGCCAGAGAACGGTCGTGCCGCATTCAGCGACTGGAGATCGGCAACGAGCTGATTTACGTCATTCAGAAATAGCTTTTCGGCACTCTTCCGGAAGAATCGGATGGCGTCGTGCGTGTACTTCGGCTGACTCCCTTTTTCCACCACGACTACGTCGACCACTGGCCGGCCGAGTTCGATCCGGTGGGCGGTATGCAGGTGCAGATCCTGGCGTTGTCCCGCAGCCTGGCCAGGGCGGGCGTCGACCAGCTCGTGCTGACCCTGGGCTTTCCGGGGTTGCCGCCGACGAAGCAGATCGAGCCGGGCCTGACCGTTCGTATCGCCCGGGTGTCCCTGCCCCAGATCCGTTCCGAGATCACTGGATTGGTCGGCCTGGGGCAGGCATGGTTGATCGGAACCATCCGGGAGTGCCTCCGGTTGCGTCGCGGTGACTGGCGCCCCGATCTCGTCCACGTGCACGCCGACGGCCAGATCTGGCCACTGGTCGCGGGTCGGATCGCCGCCCGGATCCTGGGCGTGCCGTACGTGCTCACCCTGCACTGCTCCCGGCTCTCCGTCTACCAGCCGATGTCGGCGGTGGACGCGATGGCGCACCGCCTGGTCACCCAGGCGGAACGACAGGCGCTGCGCTCCGCCGCCCGGGTCAGCACCCTGACCGCCCGCACCGCCGACGTGGTGAGCGCCGCGACCGGTCTGGACCGCTCCGCCATCGTGGTCAACCCGGACGCGGTCGACATCACCCCGGCCACGCCCGCCGAGGCGGCGGCGTTCGCGCAGCGGTACGGCCTGACCGGCCGCCGGCCGCTCATCGGCTACATCGGCCGGGTCGCCCACGAGAAGGGCTGGCCGGACCTGCTCCGCCTGGCCGAACTCCTGGACGACCTCTCCCCGACCTTCCTCGTCGTCGGTGACGGCCCCCAGCGGGAACGGATGGAACGGGAGATCGCCGAGGCCGGTCGCGCGCACCAGTTCGTAGTGACCGGCTTCCTCCCGCACGACCAGGTGCCGGCCGCCCTCGCGCTGGTGGACACCCTGGTCATGCCCTCGATCCACGAGGAACTCGGGGGCAGCGCGATCGAGGCGATCATGACGGGCACCCCGGTCGCCGCCTACGCGGTCGGGGGACTGCGCAGCACCATCGGCTCGGCCTGCCCCGACCTGCTCAGCGAGCCCGGCGACGTACGCGGACTCGCCGACGTCGTCCGGCACGTCCTGACCGACCGGGACGCGGTGGTGGCCCAGATCCACGCCGCGCAGACCAGCACCGCCAGCACCTTCGACGTCGCCGCGACCCGGGACCGGATGATCGACTGCTACCGCGCCGCCCTCGCCGGGGCCGGGGCGGCGAGCGGGAAGTGACCGGGCAGCGGAGCATGGACACCGCCCCGGCGAACACGCACGTCCGCCCGAGGCGGGGGCACGTCCTGGTGACCGGCGGGAACCGGGGCCTCGGGCTGGCCACCGCCACCCTCCTGGTCGACGACGGCTGGTCCGTCCTGCTCGGGTGCCGCGACGAGCGGCGGGGCGCGGCGGCCGCCGAGGCGCTGCGCCGTCGGGGCGGCCGGGCCGCACACGTACCCCTGGAGGTGACCTCACCGGCGAGCATCGCGGCTGCGGTCGACCTGGTCGCCGACCGCACCGGCGGGCGCCTCGCCGGCCTGGTCAACAACGCCGGGGTCTTCCTCGACGAACGCGACGCCGACCTGGAGAGCGTGACCGCCGAGGCGGTCCACGAACTGCTCGCCGTCAACGCCGTCGGTCCCCTGCTGGTGACCCGCGCCATGGTGCCGCTGCTGCGAGCCGCGGCGGGGGCCGCCGTGGTCAACGTGACCGCCGACGACGCCGACCCGGCCACCGCCGACGGGGAGGCCACCGGCTACCGGATGTCCAAGGCCGCGCTGAACATCATGACCGTCAACCTCGCGGTCGCCCTGCGCGAGCAGGACGTCGTCGTCAACGCGGTCGACCCGGGCTGGATCCCCACCGACATGGGCGGCCCGGAGGCGCCCGACGACACCGCTGCCGCCGCGCGCCTGGTGGCCTGGGCCGTCACGTCCGCCCGGGAACACGGGACCACCGGGCAGGTGCTCAGCGTCCGGCAACCCCCCGGCGGGCTGCGGGTCGACCCCGTGACCGTCGGCGCACCCCCGACCGTCGTACCCCCGCACGGACAACCCCAGTGACCGGTCGGTCCCGTCGGGACCCCATGCGGCCGGCCGGCACGCAGACCCAACCCGGGAGGTTCTCATCAGCGTTTCCGCCGACCTCAGTACCGGTCACGAGGACATCACGGCCCGGCTGCGGTACGGCCCGGAGCCGACCGCCGACGACACCGCCCACGTCGCCGACGTCTGTGTGATCGGCAGCGGCGCCTCCGGTGCGATCACCGCTTGGGCCCTGCAACGAGCCGGTCTCGACGTCGTGGTCGTCGAACAGGGCCCCTTCGTGGATCCCTGGGTGAGCTACGACGACGTCGAGACGGTTGCCGAGACCGCCTGGATCCGCCAGGACAGCGGCCTCTGGGAAAAGACCGGCAACCCCTGGTCCACCTGCAACGTCGGTGGGGGAACCGTCTTCTTCGGCGGCGCGGCCTTCCGCTACCGTCCGGTCGACTTCGACGCGGAGAGCCGGCTGGGCCGCTCCGACCTGCCGCTGCGCTGGCCGTGGACGGTGGACGAGATCGATCCCTACTACGAGTTCGTGGAACTGGCGCTCGGTATCTCCGGGGGCGGGCACGACCCGAGCCTGCCGAGCAATCCGTCGTACCCGATGCGGCCGGTCGAGACCACTGCGGAGGGCGCGGCCATCCAGGCGGCGGCCCGCTCACTGGGCCTGAACCCCTTCCCGACGCCCCTGGCCATCGCGACCGAGTCGTACCACGGCCGGCTGGCGTGCGCCGGCGAGCGGCCGTGCATCTCCAACCGGTGCGAGCGCGGTGCGAAGGGGGACGCGCTCACCGTCTTCCTCGACCCGGCGCGCAAGGCCGGACTGCGGCTCTTCGCCGGCCTGAAGGCCGTCCGGCTGCTCCGACGCGACGCCACCAGCGTGGACGGCGTGGAGTGCGTCCGGGTGGACAACGGCAACCGGCACGTCCTGCGGGCCCGGCACGTGGTCGTCGCCGGCAACGCCGTCCAGAGCGCCGCCCTGCTGCTGCGGTCGACCGACGAGGTCAGCCCGCAGGGCCTGGGCAACGAGCACGACATGGTCGGCCGGGGACTGTGCTTCAAGATGAGCGGGTACGTCCTCGGCTACCGGCGCACCGACAGCCCGGTGACTCCGGGCGGCGGCCGGGTCGCCGGTCCGGGTCCCTTCTCCACCGCCGCCATCACCGACTACTACACCGCCGACGACGCGCCCGGCGGACTCGGCGGGGTGATCTTCGAGTCCCGCCCGGAGGAAGCCCTCCAACTACGTCCCGACGAGCAGATCATCAGGCTGGAGTGCATCGTCCCCGACCAGCCCCGCGCCGAGAACCGGGTGACGCTCGGCCGGGGCGTCGACCAGTTCGGCCTGCCGGACGTGGTGATGGACTACTCGCCCCACCCCCGGGACCGGGCCCGCCTGGAGTACCTGCAACAGCGGGCCGAGGGGATCCTGCGGGCCGCGGGCTGTGAGCTGACCTGGCGTGAGTCGTCGTACTTCTGGATGGGCAGCACCCACCTGCACGGCACCTGCCGCTCCGGCACCGACCCCCGCACCTCGGTCACCGACCCGGACGGACGGGTGCACGGCCTGACGAACCTGATGGTGGTCGACGGGGGCGTGATGCCCTACCCGGGTGGCGTCAACCCCACCCTGACCATCCAGGCCCTCGCCCTGCGGATGGCCTGCCAGCTCCTGCGCCGGGAGTTCGGCATCGACCCCGATTTCTCCCTGTGACCTGTCGGAACGGAACGAATCGAGCGACACGATGACCATCGACATCGGTGCCGGCAAACTGCTGGCCCAGGAACCCACCTGCCCCCGGGACGCCGACGGACGCCCCCGGGTGTTCGTCGAGGGCTCGGGCGCGTACCTGACCGACCCGGACGGCCGCCGGTGGATCGACTTCGACAACGCCCGGGGATCGGTCATCCTCGGCCACGGTGACGAGGAGGTCGCCGAGGCGATCGCCCGCGCCGCCCGGGGCCGCTCCGGGGTGGGCACCGCCTGGAGCCCGGTGCTGGACTCCCTGCTCGGTCAGTTGCAGGAGGTGTGCGGGGGCGACGTGGTCGGCCTCTACCGCACCGGCACCGCCGCGCTCCGCTCGGTGACCTGCGCCGTCCGGGACGCCCGGGACAGGTCGATCGTCCTCAGCTCGGGTTACCACGGGTACGACCCGATGTGGCACTGCGACGAGCCCTTCACCCCCAACCAGCACGGCATCGTCGAGTTCCTCTTCGACCTGGACGTGCTCGCCGAGTGGCTCAGCCGCCCGGAGCAGGTGGCGGCGGTGGTCATCAGCCCGGACCACATGCACCTCGGCGAGCGCTGGTACACCGAGTTCACCCGGCTGACGAAGGAGGCGGACGTCCCGGTCATCGCCGACGAGGTCAAGGTCGGCCTCCGCTACCGGGCCGGGCTCTCCACCCCCCTCCTCGACCCGGCCGTCTGGATCGTGGCGAAGTGCCTGGCCAACGGCTCGCCGGTCGCGGCGGTGGGCGGGGACGCCCACCTGCTCGCCGCGCTGGAGGACGTCTCGTTCACCTCGTACTTCGAGCCGACCGCCATGGCCGCCGCGACCACCACGCTGCGGCGGATGGCGACCGGGGAACCGCAGCAGGCCATCCGGGCCGCCGGTGACCGGTTCATCGCCCACACCCGGGCGGCGTTCGCCAACGCCGGAGTCCCGATCGACCTCGCCGGCAACGGCAACCTCTTCCAGTTCGTCTGCGCCGACGACGAGGTGGCCGACGCCTTCCACGCCGCCGCGGCGGCCGAGGGGCTGCTCTTCTTCGAGGGCGACAACCAGACCCCCTCGGCGGCGTTCACCGACGAGGTGGCCGAGGACGCGTGCGGCCGGATCGACCGGGTCAGCGCCGCGCTGACCGGCCGCTTCACCGACCGCGAACTCACCGAGGAGTCCTGGTACGCCAGCGCCTGGGGCGCGATGGACGGCCTGGCGGACCGGCCGCGCACCCGGGAGGAGACCACCGCGATCGTCGAGCGCCTCTGGGAGGACTGAGGCCCCGGCGGTTCA encodes:
- a CDS encoding B12-binding domain-containing radical SAM protein; translation: MTVTNKIVTGVAFPPSLLAETPPISVATLTAYLRDKGMPAVGLDLNADFNEYLLNRVEIEQVQGPENTHEFTKPFIKQFFLNHITGNYFTETNFEQWDLQQQCQVAPESLSIWDPPFPFSYCEFLSILRDEPERVAKLVRDPDANIYHAFYQEKVAGKASELGLMGFSIMGYNQVIPALTLGYLMKKENPDLYICWGGPWVTSFADMLIPRLEACPELGELIDALVVREGEEPLLKMAEALSRGERPVGIPGGCKPMSEQSVLDTKPVGRKLLLAMSQPRENMPNTHWRIEDGTYERSGDISWVADMNQLPTPDYSDFDLSLYTTFREGQGSLVLQGSRSCYYMKCSFCNAITNFAPWSYRERSTENIQKDIDTFLELYPGTVHFDFADAVFPAKRLVELADFFIEKKRPELFWEVDVRFEGNIDKAVLTKMRDSQGTLRFGLETANERLLDLVRKGNRMEVVHRLLQDSRELGYKPFLMTIVGLPTEEREEAEELYQFLSDYHDTVTYQIADFIVERNSPIQLRPDDYGIHIDDDEQESFHHNLHFTRRAGYSDEEAQEVYRDILVRTMQRFKGAHEVDVEQERSRVAPDDSVYRLSLRAGSFALENYWVKHNNLPFEGLVPIGYKVQQQWTDMTDKGTVFEIDPDIALGALAGAGSR
- a CDS encoding glycosyltransferase family 4 protein, coding for MPDNKAPRGVLSLTPFFLYADHQKLWKPRFDPMGGMHVLGHAIVTEMGRRGFPQRVLTMAPPGVPKDLQIAPNVTVHARRLPVLPIPSKLEGYFGLVGAWAKASLLYVMRNKEQLKREIGIVHAHCDGSGSAPAYAYAAAQVLDVPIVSHIYSCRSLTQHPTTVFERVVDPVAKSAEKYVIQHSGAVLTLSDKVRERIRDELHVPDDKVHRLAHLVTDNFVGHDTPERREELRQRFGLTDDKPTVLYVGRISSEKGVDWFVKAAAEVAKRRDCRFLIAGDGPQRGDIEALARQLGVADKLVITGFLLPEYIPSIISLSTLAVLPSQYEELGVVVLEYMMMKRPVVAHDVSGVHKLVDHMKTGVLVPPFDPPKLADAIEMVLDDPDLARRLAENAEPIPQREYSLASAGERLEAIYLSLMEES
- a CDS encoding Gfo/Idh/MocA family protein; its protein translation is MVERLGVAVVGGGFMGGVHAEVLTADPRVDLRWVVDRDERVGTDLATRFGARVTTTLDEALADDTVRLVVVATPAATHEPIAAQVIAAGRNVLVEKPLVLSTGHARQLAAAARERGVVLAHGGNFVYAPKFVRAHELAADREALGTVHSVRVAFRTSGPDTDWFRSKATAGGGALTDLGWHAVELCRWMLGKPAIRAVTACTRQLSAAGDVEDQGVVLIEFADGAIGQCDVSWACPGGEQLTVEVIGTEGLVTADLWQGMGVEAYTNTKFGAVWEPNQGWLRPEWEWIRNSGYVHQDRQVVDAVLDGRPTTHTPDDAVAVVETLEAAYRSAADGRKVEMNA
- a CDS encoding 2-deoxy-scyllo-inosose synthase is translated as MEVEIRLGSVRYPFRLGTDCLGAIVEDLVAMSASRLLIVCDSNTGPLFGAELVERLSPRVPANLLIHRAGEPYKDLQAVGTLADSALQLGADRASVVVAVGGGVIGNIAGLMAALLFRGIRLVHIPTSLIAMSDSVLSLKQAVNACVGKNLMGTFYAPESVLADTAMLRSLPFRETVSGLCEVVKNSLAIRPSMVEMLRTSLRQDAVYDDETMYEIISESILAKASVTVDDMHECRAGLVLEYGHTVGHAIEYTAAGGLSHGQAIGLGMVVAAEVSHRLGHLDQEAVALHRELLTRAGAMVTIPEEVDLDEVMHRLRFDNKRGYLADPAESSAMVLLGGLGEPLWHDGRPLVSVPMALVGEVVNEIARPEIPNFELVAPVETVEEGRVPDTVGAADG
- a CDS encoding DegT/DnrJ/EryC1/StrS family aminotransferase, translated to MKVTLLAVNGGSPIRSQQWPLWPAPAPGALDALNEVLHSGRWAISGPYQGKQSFERRFAAAFAEFHEIGHCVPTSSGTASLMVALEACGVGAGDEVIIPGLTWVANASTVAGVNAVPVPVDVDPQTLCLDPVAVERAITPRTAAIVVVHLYSAVADLDALTAIAERHEIPLIEDCAQAHGARYRDRRVGTFGAFGTFSMQHSKVLTSGEGGAVITGDAALSRRAEHLRADGRTYTPDEPAVGEMELAQTAELMGSNRCLSEFQAALLLGQLELLDEQNERRRANAALLDEGLGALGIQPQVSSPGTTERTYYEWAGRIEDDGIGQIGVERIAPAVAAELSGAAIYASYPPMNHNRLYQPATRARFKGIAGLDLTGYSLPVAEDAGQRVVTIHHSALLGDESDMKDIVRAFEKVFANHRELRG
- a CDS encoding Rmt family 16S rRNA (guanine(1405)-N(7))-methyltransferase, which gives rise to MTTSAPEDRIDQVEQAITKSRRYQTVAPATVRRLARAALVAARGDVPDAVKRTKRGLHEIYGAFLPPSPPNYAALLRQLDSAVDAGDDEAVRAALRRAMSVHVSTRERLPHLAEFYQEIFRHVPQPNTLRDLACGLNPLAAPWMGLSDQTVYVASDIDARLIGFVDAALTRLGVAHRTSVVDLLEDRLDEPTDVTLLLKTLPCLETQRRGSGWEVIDIVNSPIIVVTFPTKSLGQRSKGMFQNYSQSFESQARERSCRIQRLEIGNELIYVIQK
- a CDS encoding glycosyltransferase family 4 protein — translated: MRVLRLTPFFHHDYVDHWPAEFDPVGGMQVQILALSRSLARAGVDQLVLTLGFPGLPPTKQIEPGLTVRIARVSLPQIRSEITGLVGLGQAWLIGTIRECLRLRRGDWRPDLVHVHADGQIWPLVAGRIAARILGVPYVLTLHCSRLSVYQPMSAVDAMAHRLVTQAERQALRSAARVSTLTARTADVVSAATGLDRSAIVVNPDAVDITPATPAEAAAFAQRYGLTGRRPLIGYIGRVAHEKGWPDLLRLAELLDDLSPTFLVVGDGPQRERMEREIAEAGRAHQFVVTGFLPHDQVPAALALVDTLVMPSIHEELGGSAIEAIMTGTPVAAYAVGGLRSTIGSACPDLLSEPGDVRGLADVVRHVLTDRDAVVAQIHAAQTSTASTFDVAATRDRMIDCYRAALAGAGAASGK